Within the Gammaproteobacteria bacterium genome, the region GCCGCCGCCGTGACATCCGCGTTTCGTTTTGCGGAGGGTGCCAACCACTTGCGCATGGTGCTGGTGGATGAGGCCTTTTCCAAGATGGATGAAGCGCGATCACGCGAAGTGATCGGTTACTTGACCGACACCTTGGGCTTGCAGCTCATCTTTATCATGCCCACCAGCAAATGCGGCCCTTACATGGACTTGATCAGCAACGAATTCGTGTTTGCCAAATGCCCAAGCGACAGGCCGCGCGGCCAGCTCAACACGCGTGTGATCGTCGACCGCAAACAGTGCAATCAAGAAAAAATCAAAGAGTTGTGGGCGCAGCATCGCCGCACTGTATACCATCAGGCCGACCTGGATTTCATGGAGGATGTTCTGGCAGTCTCCAAGTCCTATAGACCATGAGGATGGGCTATTTTAGCCGATAGGAGCGGTTGCTGAGACTCAACTTACATTTCCTAAGAATCCGCTCACGAGGGCTGCATGCCGCCCCTATTTGCCCCAGGTGTTTTCGGCAGCGCCAAAAGAGCCGCCATTGTCTTTATCCCATCGCTTGGCGCCTGTTCCATCCAATTCCAGCATTCCATCGCTCTGCTGGCTTGTTCCCGAAATCGGTGTGGCGCGCACGGTGTAGGTTGTCGCTGTGGCGGCCGTAATGGACAGATTATATTGTTTTGTTGTGCCTTCCAGCGGGGCTTGCGCGGGAAAAATGGCGCCTGCCCCGGTACCCAGGGTTGGTGTAACACCGCCTGGTGTATAAGTATTGTTCTGTGTGAACACCCGTTCCATCACATTGCCCAAGGATATCAGCGCCGCCTGCGCCATTGCGCGGCGAGACTGTTTTACGCTGTCCTGGTACGAGGGATAGGCAATGGCGGCAAGGATGCCGATGATGACCACGGTGACCATCAGCTCGATCAAGGTGAATCCTGACGATTTATTTTTCATTACACATACGCTCCATAGGTGAAAAAACTTGATTAATGGCACGCTGCCGGCAATGTCGGCAGCGTGCCATACGACTCCTTATCGACGGATCTCTTTCCAGGACAGGCGGCCTTGCGTGGTTGATTTGCCGGTCTTGACGCGCCCTTCGTCCACACTGGCGCCGGATTTGTCCCCACTGTTTGCGGTGTACTGATGATCGCCCAGGAAGGCCGATTCCGCAGCGATGGCATCCTGTTGCATCCTCCTGCCGGAAATTGCGATGTTGGTCGTCGATGTGGTTGTGACGGTGCCGGGGGCGGCACCAGTGGTGTTGCTTGTAACAGTAGTTGTCGTGACACCCCCAACGGTGGTATTGGTAGTAATGGTGGTAGCGGTGGTGACGACGGTGGTAGTGACCGTGGCGGGCAACTTGTCACCGGCATCAACCTCATTGTTATTGGTATAGTCAAATACAGAGTCGCTGGGGCGTCCTCCGTTGGTGAGCTTGGCGGCCATCAGCCATGACGATCCACCAAAGCTGCATGCGGCGTTGTTGGGTGTCATGGTGTTGAAGAATACATAGTCGCCGCGCACCTTGGGGTTGACGACCACTCGCTCGCCGGTTGCTGCGCTGGCACTGTCGAGGTCGATATACCAGCCATACTTTGTGGAGTAATCCACGGTGTTGTCGCTGAGCACACGGGCATCCGACGCGAAGCCGGTCAGGAAGGTTTGCGCCACGAGATTGCTGCGAACCAGCGCTTTATCACCTTTATCCCACACCCCATAGAAGCTCTGAGTGCTGGTGTTGGTTTTATCACCATCAACCAGATATTGGCCCGTGCCGAACAGCACCAGCAGATTAGGTGCGTTGGAGGGCGAGCTGTTGTTGGGTATGGTGGGGTGTCTTACCACCGAGGGTTTGGTAGTGATCGGCTGGGCGGTGCCCGCTGCATTTTTTGCGGTAAACAACGGTTTCGGGGTGGTGCCCTGTGAGTAGGCGACCTTCCAATTTGGATTATTTTCTGCGGTATCCGATAGATCAAATGCCCACATATTGCCTTGCAGGTCCCCGGCGTAGACACGGTCGACTGTGCCATTACCGTCGAGATCGACAGCCGCCGGTGTGCCTAGTCCGTTACGGTCGGTGGTTGATCCCGCTTTGGTGGTGATTTCGAGATAGTCAGTGCCTGGGGTCCAGACGCCGTCCAGCCCGCCTTCCAGGTAAAGAATGAAAAGCTTGGCTTCCCCTCCGTCGTTGGCTAAGGTGTTAGTGTCGTTATAGCCGTTCCCCACAATGGCTGCCCACTTGCCGTTGTTCATGAGCGCAATCGCCGGCTTGCTGAAGGTATAACCGAGATTGGAGTCATCGGCATCCGTGAACTCCCACATCACTGTGTTATCGGCAACGGTGCCATCTTCAGAAAAAGCGTTTGGATTGGTGATATCCAAGGCAAACAGGCCACGGCCGCCGGCTTCTTGGCCGCCGACGAGTATGGTTTTCCACTCCACAGTACCGCTGGTGGTGGTTTTGATATAGACATCCGACACGGTAGGGCCTTGGTCGACGTAAAAAAGATGGCTGTAGGCTTTATCTGTCAGATAGTGCAAGCCCTTTCCGGCGCTGCTGGAAAACAGGTTGTGTGGGATATAGGCCATGACCTCTTCACCGGTATCTGCGTCGAAGCCGTGCAGCATCCCGTCATTGGCGCCGACATAGACGATGCCATCCCGGTCTTTTGCTGAGCTATTCTTGTAAGTGGAGTAGGGGGGGGCGCCGGATGGCAAAGGTAGCGTATCCGGGTAGTTGAGGCTCGGTTTCCCGACATACACCGGGTTAGAGTGCACGATGTCACCCAACCGGCTGCCGCGCACGCGGAGGCTGGGGGGTGTGGCGGGGTCGCCTTCCTTGGAACGATCGCCGCGCAGGAAGGCAAGGCGGTCAGGTCCATATGCGTCTGCGGTTCCACTGGGCCCCGTCTTCAGATCATTTTGCTGCACCGTGGATAGGCCGCTGGCAGAAGTATCCCACTTGAAGGGTATGCCCTTTTTTGTGGTGGCATTGTATGTCAGGATCTTGCGGTCATTGTTTGAGAGGTCTCGAGCATCAAGCTTGGTTGCCGCGTTCCAAGTTTCTGACGTGGCGAGGTTGCCAGTGACTGAATCCAGTTTGTATGAAAGCAACTCGCCGCTCCATAGCCCGGAGTTGAATTTGGCCTGATAAACCGCGCTGCTGGTGCCCAGGGTTGCAGTATTGAATGCCACGGCCGAGGCGCTCCCAGACTGGGAGGCGATGTTCGAAATAACTTTTGCCAAAGCCTCTGTCAAAGAATCGGCATCGGTTGCGGTAAAATACTGACCCTTGCCATAGCTTGCTGCGTCTTGCAGCATCTGGTTGGCAACGGAAAAACCGATAGTGTAGGTGTTGAGGTTTTGTTTTGGAAAATCAGCGGCATCGAAGCTGGTGCCGGTAAGATCATTGGTGGCCTTTCTCAAGTCGATGTCTTGCGCGAACTTGGCTATATCGTCAAGGTAGAGCGAATAGCCTTCTTTATCCTCTGTGCCCGATGACTTGAAGCCGTCCGAATATGGGGGGAAATTGGGGTAGTCTGTTGTCACCGTGGCGGGCGCGAGGTTGTCCCAGTTCGGCAATGCGCGTGATGTATCGCTGACATCATCAGGGTCGTTGGTTGGGAAATTATTGTCATAGGTTGGCAAACCATCGGTAATGATAATGGTGAAATTTTTCTGGCAGCGGTATTGAATAGGGCTGGTATATGTGCCGCTGCTGTAATATCTGCTCATTCCCCTGAAATAGCGCGTTATTTCGTAATAAGCTTCCGCCAGGGGGGTCCAGGTGGCGGCCGTCAGGCCGGAAATGGCGTTGGTGAGTGTCGTCTTGTGGGTGGCATCAACATTCTTGCATTCTGCCCGGATGATCCCGCCCTCCTCGGTGTTTGACGGATTAAATGATGCGATACCAAAGCGCATGCCTGTGGTGTTTGTGATGAGCTTGGTCGCTTCCGCTTTGGCAACATTCATGCGGTAGTCGTTGGGAATAGTGCCGGCGACAGTAAGATCGGTATTGTCCGAGTATTTATCGAATAGGTAATTGAGGTAATTGCCGGCGTAGCGGGTG harbors:
- a CDS encoding type IV pilin protein; translated protein: MAQAALISLGNVMERVFTQNNTYTPGGVTPTLGTGAGAIFPAQAPLEGTTKQYNLSITAATATTYTVRATPISGTSQQSDGMLELDGTGAKRWDKDNGGSFGAAENTWGK
- a CDS encoding PilC/PilY family type IV pilus protein → MKLQILKKPAAWSTLLAYMLVFASPFAQAAPGTLSNVPLFLTSPVQPNVMILIDNSGSMDNIIWATEYNNATTYNTSWGFNPDNGNISLSSLGTCSFGGLWRKAASSTKCLKLPDPRGGYNTRYAGNYLNYLFDKYSDNTDLTVAGTIPNDYRMNVAKAEATKLITNTTGMRFGIASFNPSNTEEGGIIRAECKNVDATHKTTLTNAISGLTAATWTPLAEAYYEITRYFRGMSRYYSSGTYTSPIQYRCQKNFTIIITDGLPTYDNNFPTNDPDDVSDTSRALPNWDNLAPATVTTDYPNFPPYSDGFKSSGTEDKEGYSLYLDDIAKFAQDIDLRKATNDLTGTSFDAADFPKQNLNTYTIGFSVANQMLQDAASYGKGQYFTATDADSLTEALAKVISNIASQSGSASAVAFNTATLGTSSAVYQAKFNSGLWSGELLSYKLDSVTGNLATSETWNAATKLDARDLSNNDRKILTYNATTKKGIPFKWDTSASGLSTVQQNDLKTGPSGTADAYGPDRLAFLRGDRSKEGDPATPPSLRVRGSRLGDIVHSNPVYVGKPSLNYPDTLPLPSGAPPYSTYKNSSAKDRDGIVYVGANDGMLHGFDADTGEEVMAYIPHNLFSSSAGKGLHYLTDKAYSHLFYVDQGPTVSDVYIKTTTSGTVEWKTILVGGQEAGGRGLFALDITNPNAFSEDGTVADNTVMWEFTDADDSNLGYTFSKPAIALMNNGKWAAIVGNGYNDTNTLANDGGEAKLFILYLEGGLDGVWTPGTDYLEITTKAGSTTDRNGLGTPAAVDLDGNGTVDRVYAGDLQGNMWAFDLSDTAENNPNWKVAYSQGTTPKPLFTAKNAAGTAQPITTKPSVVRHPTIPNNSSPSNAPNLLVLFGTGQYLVDGDKTNTSTQSFYGVWDKGDKALVRSNLVAQTFLTGFASDARVLSDNTVDYSTKYGWYIDLDSASAATGERVVVNPKVRGDYVFFNTMTPNNAACSFGGSSWLMAAKLTNGGRPSDSVFDYTNNNEVDAGDKLPATVTTTVVTTATTITTNTTVGGVTTTTVTSNTTGAAPGTVTTTSTTNIAISGRRMQQDAIAAESAFLGDHQYTANSGDKSGASVDEGRVKTGKSTTQGRLSWKEIRR